One genomic region from Candidatus Rokuibacteriota bacterium encodes:
- a CDS encoding DNA-directed RNA polymerase subunit alpha, whose product MARIPFQKPKTIEWQILSDRYGRLVAEPFEKGYALTVGNSLRRTLLSIIPGAAVAWARVKGVKNVETPLPGVAESTQDVLLNLKKLAVNVPSGESMETRLEAKGPKAVTGADVSEATGVEVLNPELHIATLEAGATLAIDLGIGVGRGYVAADRHAAGTVPPGAIALDSAFSPIQRVSYNVENARLGKITDYDRLVVEVWTNGAVSPDEALTRAATHMRDQFALLAPEGGEEEEEEVEGAGEGSLQDSLAKPLDDLPLPARAINALKNAEILVVADLVQKTDADLEQVKNLGDKSIEEIKTALAALGLSLGMRIDPNLLGTLGRGGVK is encoded by the coding sequence ATGGCACGGATTCCGTTCCAGAAGCCGAAGACGATCGAGTGGCAGATTCTGTCAGACCGATACGGCCGCCTCGTGGCCGAGCCGTTCGAGAAGGGCTATGCCCTGACGGTCGGCAACTCGCTGCGCCGCACCCTGCTCAGCATCATCCCGGGGGCGGCCGTGGCGTGGGCGCGCGTCAAGGGCGTCAAGAATGTCGAGACGCCCCTGCCCGGCGTGGCGGAGAGCACGCAGGACGTGCTCCTGAACCTCAAGAAGCTCGCGGTCAACGTTCCCTCGGGCGAGTCCATGGAGACGCGGCTCGAAGCCAAGGGGCCCAAGGCCGTCACGGGCGCGGACGTCTCCGAGGCGACGGGGGTCGAGGTGCTGAACCCCGAGCTCCATATCGCCACCCTCGAGGCCGGCGCGACGCTCGCGATCGACCTCGGGATCGGAGTGGGCCGCGGCTACGTTGCCGCAGACCGGCACGCGGCCGGAACCGTGCCCCCGGGCGCCATCGCGCTCGACTCGGCCTTCTCGCCCATCCAGCGCGTGTCCTACAACGTCGAGAACGCGCGGCTCGGCAAGATCACCGACTACGACCGGCTGGTCGTCGAGGTGTGGACGAACGGCGCCGTGTCGCCCGACGAGGCGCTGACGCGGGCGGCCACCCACATGCGCGACCAGTTCGCTCTGCTGGCGCCCGAAGGCGGCGAGGAAGAGGAGGAGGAAGTCGAGGGCGCCGGCGAGGGCTCGCTGCAGGACAGCCTGGCCAAGCCTCTCGATGACCTGCCGCTGCCGGCGCGCGCGATCAACGCGCTCAAGAACGCCGAGATCCTCGTGGTCGCGGATCTCGTCCAGAAGACCGACGCTGATTTGGAGCAGGTCAAGAACCTCGGCGACAAGTCCATCGAGGAGATCAAGACCGCCCTGGCCGCGCTGGGCCTCTCGCTCGGGATGCGGATCGACCCGAACCTGCTCGGGACCCTGGGGCGCGGAGGGGTGAAATGA
- the thiL gene encoding thiamine-phosphate kinase: MGAADPPSRSSSPGELELIRLIRRTVERSPAERVETGIGDDTAVLLPQPGARLLATTDLLVEDVHFRRAWASPFDIGWKAMAVNLSDIAGKGGRPLWALVGLALPAPADPAEVEALYEGMRRAAAPHGVAIVGGDTSTSPRGWFVNVTLLGEHEGRPRLRSGATPGDAVAVTGTLGRSAAGLAALEAGRARLDAVRPATLEAVTAAHLRPTARVAEGRWLGAAAAVHAMMDCSDGLATDLAHICRESGVGARVALDRLPVDPAAREVAGALGAEALSWATSGGEDFELLLTCDPASVDALRDGLGRAMGTALTVVGEIEALGAGVTFLDAAGEPVAVAPGYEHFSG; encoded by the coding sequence ATGGGCGCGGCGGACCCTCCAAGTCGTTCGTCCTCCCCCGGCGAGCTCGAGCTAATCAGGCTCATCCGGCGGACCGTCGAGCGTAGTCCGGCCGAGCGCGTGGAGACCGGCATCGGCGACGACACGGCGGTGCTGCTGCCCCAGCCGGGCGCGCGCCTCCTCGCGACCACGGATCTCCTCGTCGAGGACGTCCACTTTCGCCGCGCCTGGGCTTCACCCTTCGACATCGGCTGGAAGGCGATGGCCGTCAACCTCTCGGATATCGCAGGCAAGGGCGGCCGCCCGCTCTGGGCGCTCGTCGGGCTGGCGCTTCCCGCCCCCGCCGACCCCGCGGAGGTCGAGGCGCTGTACGAGGGCATGAGACGGGCCGCGGCGCCCCACGGCGTCGCGATCGTCGGCGGCGACACCTCCACGTCGCCCCGCGGCTGGTTCGTGAACGTCACCCTGCTGGGCGAGCACGAAGGCCGCCCGCGGCTGCGCTCGGGCGCGACGCCCGGCGACGCCGTGGCGGTGACGGGCACGCTGGGACGGTCGGCCGCGGGGCTGGCTGCGCTCGAAGCGGGACGCGCTCGGCTCGACGCCGTGCGGCCGGCAACGCTCGAGGCCGTCACCGCGGCGCACCTCCGTCCAACCGCGCGGGTGGCCGAGGGGCGGTGGCTCGGCGCCGCCGCGGCCGTGCACGCGATGATGGACTGCTCTGACGGCCTGGCCACCGACCTCGCCCACATCTGCCGCGAGAGCGGCGTCGGCGCTCGCGTGGCGCTGGACCGACTGCCGGTGGATCCCGCCGCGCGCGAAGTCGCGGGCGCCCTCGGCGCCGAGGCGCTCTCGTGGGCGACCTCGGGCGGCGAAGACTTCGAGCTCCTCCTGACCTGCGACCCGGCGTCCGTGGACGCGCTCCGCGACGGCCTCGGCCGGGCCATGGGCACGGCCCTGACCGTGGTCGGCGAGATCGAGGCCCTCGGGGCGGGAGTGACCTTCCTCGACGCCGCAGGGGAGCCGGTGGCCGTGGCGCCGGGCTACGAGCACTTCAGTGGATAG
- a CDS encoding dienelactone hydrolase family protein, with protein sequence MVQFPSNGHTTDGYLATPASGKGPGVLVVQEWWGLVPHIKAVCDRFAAAGFSALAPDMYHGKTASEPDGAGKLFMALNIEHAEKDLRGAATYLAGHSSTAKLGAVGFCMGGQLALFAGCTNASIGAVVDFYGIHPNVKPDYAKLSGPVLGLFAEKDGFVNPDVARGVEAAIKKAGKPVEIHIYPGVDHAFFNDERPDAYNKAAADDAWKRTADHFKKHLK encoded by the coding sequence ATGGTTCAGTTCCCAAGTAATGGTCATACGACGGACGGATATCTCGCGACGCCGGCCTCAGGCAAAGGTCCAGGAGTCCTCGTGGTCCAGGAGTGGTGGGGGCTGGTTCCGCACATCAAGGCCGTGTGCGATCGCTTCGCCGCGGCGGGCTTCTCGGCCCTGGCGCCCGACATGTACCACGGCAAGACGGCCAGCGAGCCCGACGGCGCGGGCAAGCTCTTCATGGCGCTTAACATCGAGCACGCCGAGAAGGACCTGCGCGGGGCGGCCACGTATCTCGCGGGCCATTCCTCCACGGCCAAGCTCGGCGCGGTCGGCTTCTGCATGGGCGGCCAGCTCGCGCTCTTCGCCGGCTGCACGAATGCGTCCATCGGCGCGGTGGTCGACTTCTACGGCATCCACCCCAACGTCAAGCCCGACTACGCGAAGCTCTCGGGCCCGGTGCTCGGGCTCTTCGCCGAGAAAGACGGCTTCGTCAATCCCGACGTCGCGCGGGGGGTCGAGGCGGCCATCAAGAAGGCCGGCAAGCCCGTCGAGATCCACATTTACCCAGGCGTGGACCACGCCTTCTTCAACGACGAGCGCCCGGACGCCTACAACAAGGCCGCGGCCGACGACGCCTGGAAGCGGACCGCGGACCACTTCAAGAAGCACCTGAAGTAG
- a CDS encoding aminodeoxychorismate/anthranilate synthase component II: MILVLDNYDSFTYNLVQYLGELGATMRVARNDKITVEEIERLEPEGIVISPGPGNPDGAGISLALIRRFHETTPILGVCLGHQAIGQAFGGTVSRARKQMHGKTSRIHHDSRGVFAALPQDFEATRYHSLVVLDQGFPADLEISARAEDGEIMGLRHHRFPVEGVQFHPESILTGQGKALLRNFLGLTRSAAVA, translated from the coding sequence ATGATCCTGGTCTTGGACAACTACGACTCGTTCACCTACAACCTGGTCCAGTACCTGGGCGAGCTGGGCGCCACGATGCGCGTGGCGCGCAACGACAAGATCACGGTCGAGGAGATCGAGCGCCTGGAGCCCGAAGGCATCGTGATCTCGCCGGGTCCCGGCAACCCGGACGGCGCCGGCATTTCGCTCGCGCTCATCCGCCGCTTCCACGAGACCACCCCAATCCTGGGCGTCTGCCTCGGGCACCAGGCCATCGGCCAGGCCTTCGGCGGGACGGTCAGCCGGGCCCGCAAGCAGATGCACGGCAAAACCTCGCGCATCCATCACGATAGCCGCGGCGTCTTCGCGGCGCTGCCGCAGGACTTCGAGGCGACGCGCTATCACTCCCTCGTCGTGCTGGACCAGGGCTTCCCGGCGGACCTGGAGATCTCGGCGCGCGCGGAGGACGGTGAGATCATGGGTCTGCGCCACCACCGCTTCCCCGTCGAGGGCGTCCAGTTCCACCCCGAGTCCATCCTGACCGGGCAGGGCAAGGCGCTCCTGCGGAACTTCCTCGGGCTCACGCGCTCTGCGGCGGTCGCGTGA
- the rplQ gene encoding 50S ribosomal protein L17 gives MRHGKAGFKLGRVTAHRWALFRNLLVALFRHERIMTTEAKAKAVRGLADQMVTLAKRDNLHARRQILSMVPDTEVVKKLFDTIAARFGDRHGGYTRIIRAGTRPGDRALMVVLELVDRPEAPKEKAKTDAKSGKTPKAEKAGKGDKGAAAAPAAKGKKKKAAAAAG, from the coding sequence ATGAGGCACGGCAAGGCCGGGTTCAAGCTCGGGCGCGTCACCGCGCACCGCTGGGCGCTCTTCAGGAATCTCCTCGTGGCGCTCTTCCGCCACGAGCGCATCATGACCACGGAAGCCAAGGCCAAGGCGGTGCGCGGCCTCGCGGACCAGATGGTGACGCTGGCCAAGCGCGACAACCTCCACGCGCGCCGGCAGATCCTGAGCATGGTACCGGATACCGAGGTGGTAAAGAAGCTGTTCGACACCATCGCCGCGCGCTTCGGCGACCGCCACGGCGGCTACACGCGGATCATCAGGGCCGGTACGCGGCCGGGTGATCGCGCGCTCATGGTCGTCCTCGAGCTGGTGGACCGGCCCGAGGCGCCCAAGGAGAAGGCCAAGACGGACGCCAAGTCGGGGAAGACACCCAAGGCCGAGAAGGCCGGGAAGGGCGACAAGGGCGCCGCCGCCGCGCCGGCCGCCAAGGGCAAGAAGAAGAAAGCCGCCGCCGCGGCCGGCTAG
- the rpsD gene encoding 30S ribosomal protein S4, with translation MARYRAAACRQCRREGIKLFLKGSRCFGEKCAIERRNYPPGQHGLSRVKLTNYGIQLREKQKAKRIYGVLESQFRRYFAMAERERGGTGENLLKLLERRLDNVVFRLGMAASRREARQIVGHGHIQINGRKVSIPSYIVKVGEVVQLRPTSKMQERVADNLGAGRQQIPAWLEVDPNEKKGTVRGLPIREDIQIPVQEQMIVELFSK, from the coding sequence CTGCCGGCAATGCCGGCGTGAAGGCATCAAGCTGTTCTTGAAGGGGTCCCGTTGCTTCGGGGAGAAGTGTGCCATCGAGCGGAGGAACTACCCGCCGGGCCAGCACGGGCTCTCCCGGGTCAAGCTCACGAACTACGGCATCCAGCTGCGCGAGAAGCAGAAGGCCAAGCGCATCTACGGCGTCCTCGAGAGCCAGTTCCGCCGCTACTTCGCGATGGCCGAGCGCGAGCGCGGGGGCACGGGCGAGAACCTGCTCAAGCTGCTCGAGCGGCGGCTGGACAACGTCGTGTTCCGCTTGGGCATGGCCGCCTCGCGGCGCGAGGCGCGGCAGATAGTCGGCCACGGCCACATCCAGATCAACGGCCGGAAGGTCTCCATCCCCTCGTACATCGTCAAGGTCGGAGAGGTCGTCCAGCTGCGCCCGACCTCCAAGATGCAGGAGCGGGTCGCCGACAACCTGGGCGCGGGGCGCCAGCAGATTCCGGCGTGGCTCGAAGTCGATCCCAACGAGAAGAAAGGCACCGTGCGCGGCCTGCCGATCCGGGAGGACATCCAGATCCCGGTGCAGGAGCAAATGATCGTCGAGCTGTTCTCGAAGTAA
- a CDS encoding hemolysin family protein → MTYVWGIAAAVLVTAVLSAAEMAFIAANRVRIRHLAEGGNTTATRYLEAFHHPERMLSAAMMGVTVAHIAASSMTTWVLLPVVGGWSAALATAVLVPLMLVFGEIIPKAVASEWATALILRLYRVLELVAAILSPLTWGARALVAGALGALGLRTSDTRQFVSREELKLLLQLEPEEAGVTSSEAEMIDKIFDLGDTAVREIMVPLVDVVALPETARPEDAVRLIQERGFSRIPVFTDRVINIVGAVAAMDLLSRGAEASDLKTLMRPATYVPETKRIDELLTEMQKARVQLAVVIDEYGGAVGIVTVEDIVEQVVGEIHDEHDRTGATVERLPDGSYRVAGRERVEDLNDALDWDLPTGDFETVAGLVLATMHRIPLVGEEFQVGRHTFTVLEADPRRILTVRITPPAGSAG, encoded by the coding sequence ATGACGTACGTCTGGGGCATCGCCGCGGCGGTCCTGGTCACGGCCGTGCTCTCGGCCGCCGAGATGGCGTTCATCGCCGCCAACCGCGTGCGCATCCGCCACCTGGCCGAGGGCGGCAACACCACGGCGACCCGCTACCTCGAGGCCTTCCACCACCCCGAGCGCATGCTCTCGGCGGCCATGATGGGCGTCACCGTCGCCCACATCGCGGCGTCCTCCATGACGACCTGGGTGCTGCTGCCCGTGGTGGGCGGGTGGTCAGCGGCGCTGGCCACGGCGGTCCTGGTCCCGCTCATGCTGGTCTTCGGCGAGATCATCCCCAAGGCGGTGGCCAGCGAGTGGGCGACAGCCTTGATCCTCCGGCTCTATCGCGTGCTGGAGCTGGTGGCCGCAATTCTCTCCCCCCTGACCTGGGGCGCGCGGGCCCTCGTGGCCGGGGCGCTCGGCGCCCTGGGGCTGCGCACGAGCGACACGCGCCAGTTCGTCTCGCGGGAGGAACTCAAGCTTCTGCTCCAGCTCGAGCCCGAGGAGGCCGGCGTCACGTCCTCCGAGGCGGAGATGATCGACAAGATCTTCGATCTTGGCGACACGGCCGTGCGCGAGATCATGGTGCCGCTGGTGGACGTCGTGGCCCTGCCGGAGACGGCCCGGCCTGAGGACGCCGTCCGGCTCATCCAGGAGCGCGGCTTCTCCCGCATTCCCGTGTTCACCGACCGCGTGATCAACATCGTGGGCGCCGTCGCCGCCATGGACCTCCTGAGCCGCGGCGCAGAGGCGTCCGACCTCAAGACCCTGATGCGCCCCGCGACGTACGTGCCGGAGACCAAGCGCATCGACGAGCTCCTGACGGAGATGCAGAAGGCGCGCGTGCAGCTGGCCGTGGTGATCGACGAGTACGGCGGCGCCGTCGGCATCGTCACGGTGGAGGACATCGTCGAGCAGGTCGTCGGCGAGATCCACGACGAGCACGATCGCACCGGGGCGACGGTGGAGCGGCTGCCGGACGGCAGCTACCGCGTCGCCGGGCGCGAGCGGGTCGAGGACCTCAACGACGCGCTGGACTGGGACCTGCCCACGGGCGATTTCGAGACAGTCGCCGGGCTCGTGCTGGCCACGATGCACCGGATCCCGCTGGTCGGCGAGGAGTTCCAGGTCGGCCGCCACACCTTCACCGTCCTCGAAGCCGACCCGCGCCGCATCCTCACCGTGCGCATCACCCCGCCCGCAGGCTCGGCGGGCTGA
- a CDS encoding hemolysin family protein: protein MDSLSVLEVAGLGALVLVSALLTGAESAYFSLGRARLKRLAEQQGPDQAPLQPLLSRPHELLVTLLVGITLANIGSSALAAVVAAKLFGPAGLAVAIGSMTVLLLVFGEVLPMTLAVEHPERYSAWVSRPVAWLSALLWPVRAMLSALTAVTLRLVGSERKRGEPEISEEELRTLVDVGAREGVVDRTEREMIHKVFELEDTLVREVMVPRPDMFCLDLATPPADILPLLREQLHSRVPVFEETVDQIIGVLYTKELLPHLKGLPADFDLRAHLHPPYFVPESKRADALLREFQAKKLHLAVVVDEYGGTAGLVTLEDLLEELVGEIRDEFDEEERLIQKVDAASYRVSGKLPIDEFNAATGLHLPKESFDTVGGWVLDLFGRVPYRGEKTQTDDVTVTVEKVERTRVVEVLVAIRRGAGRSQAA from the coding sequence GTGGATAGCCTGAGCGTCCTCGAGGTCGCGGGCCTCGGCGCGCTCGTGCTCGTCTCCGCCCTCCTCACGGGCGCCGAGTCGGCCTACTTCTCGCTCGGGCGGGCCCGCCTCAAGCGGCTGGCCGAGCAGCAGGGTCCCGATCAGGCTCCGCTCCAGCCCCTCCTCTCCCGGCCTCACGAGCTCCTCGTGACCCTGCTCGTCGGCATCACGCTCGCGAACATCGGGTCCTCGGCGCTCGCGGCCGTGGTGGCCGCCAAGCTCTTCGGCCCCGCGGGGCTGGCCGTCGCCATCGGTTCCATGACCGTCCTCCTCCTCGTCTTCGGTGAAGTCCTGCCGATGACGCTGGCCGTCGAGCACCCCGAGCGCTACTCGGCCTGGGTGAGCCGGCCCGTGGCCTGGCTCTCGGCCCTCCTGTGGCCCGTGCGCGCCATGCTGAGCGCGCTCACGGCCGTGACGCTGCGCCTGGTCGGCTCCGAGAGGAAGCGGGGCGAGCCGGAGATCTCCGAGGAGGAGCTGCGCACGTTGGTCGACGTGGGCGCCCGCGAGGGCGTCGTGGACAGGACCGAGCGCGAGATGATCCACAAGGTCTTCGAGCTCGAGGACACGCTGGTGCGCGAGGTCATGGTCCCGCGCCCGGACATGTTCTGCCTCGACCTCGCCACGCCGCCCGCCGACATCCTCCCTCTCCTCCGCGAGCAGCTCCACTCGCGGGTGCCCGTCTTCGAAGAGACCGTTGACCAGATCATCGGCGTGCTCTACACCAAGGAGCTTCTGCCGCACCTGAAGGGGCTTCCGGCGGACTTCGACCTGCGCGCGCACCTCCACCCGCCCTACTTCGTGCCCGAATCCAAGCGGGCGGACGCGCTCCTGCGCGAGTTCCAGGCCAAGAAGCTCCACCTGGCCGTCGTGGTGGACGAGTACGGCGGCACGGCAGGCCTCGTCACGCTCGAGGACCTGCTCGAGGAGCTGGTCGGGGAGATACGCGACGAGTTCGACGAAGAGGAGCGCCTGATCCAGAAGGTGGACGCGGCAAGCTACCGTGTCTCGGGCAAGCTGCCCATCGACGAGTTCAACGCTGCGACGGGGCTGCACCTGCCCAAGGAGTCGTTCGACACGGTGGGCGGCTGGGTCCTCGACCTCTTCGGACGCGTCCCGTACCGCGGCGAGAAGACGCAAACGGACGACGTGACGGTGACCGTGGAGAAGGTCGAGCGCACGCGCGTGGTCGAGGTGCTGGTCGCCATCCGGCGCGGGGCGGGCAGGAGCCAGGCGGCATGA